Proteins encoded together in one Limisphaerales bacterium window:
- a CDS encoding protein kinase produces the protein MPSSSSSDLTLVVESESGTAEEFFAQVALSIGRAKSNTIHIDHPDVDRIHAKVVKRGDAYWLRAEPPAKLPLLDPEPGEVEETELFPGLSLVLGGVTLRCRRRVSGMGALSDDYWADAAGGERFKVEHASFNGDLPKKIGPYEIRKFVARGGMGIVLQGIHEDTAQPAAVKLPTPDLNKDHQWLKRFEQEVRTLKSVVHPNLVRLQDAGTEGELHWMAMDWVEGWTVGERLTVYKNASEPMPLQEIQLVLKQVVEGLVNLHAHGIVHRDLKPGNLLVGQDGGVKVADFGLAKQVGGEQSTVLTRTGTFAGTMHYMAPEQAEGMEITAATDVFALGVIWHELLTSRRPGRRLKIQTQRPDCPPAWAALIEQCLEDEPADRPALNQIKQALEVESFATPVAEAEVVETDSQARPSNDSPTDEPAPWRDEPASPPVQPEVQRIPAKPPEKTKPAAPSPRAQRQPQQERARKRESHSTSQHATAQPEPEKSGGMLKWVAAVAAVVAVAAVAVVTKDKEPTPPKFFTNTLGMKFVPVQGTEVQFCIWETRVKDYAAYAAANAGVDESWKKPEELALGIS, from the coding sequence ATGCCCTCCAGTTCCTCCAGCGACCTCACGTTGGTGGTGGAGAGCGAATCGGGCACCGCGGAGGAATTTTTTGCGCAAGTCGCCCTCAGCATCGGTCGGGCCAAGTCCAATACCATCCACATCGACCACCCCGATGTGGATCGCATTCACGCGAAGGTGGTGAAGCGGGGGGATGCCTATTGGCTGCGGGCGGAGCCACCGGCCAAGTTGCCGTTGTTGGATCCGGAACCGGGGGAGGTGGAGGAAACCGAATTGTTTCCGGGGCTATCGTTGGTGTTGGGCGGGGTGACCCTTCGGTGCCGTCGGCGCGTGAGCGGGATGGGTGCGTTGAGCGATGATTACTGGGCCGATGCCGCGGGCGGGGAACGGTTCAAAGTGGAGCACGCCTCGTTTAATGGCGATTTGCCGAAGAAGATTGGGCCGTATGAAATCCGGAAGTTTGTCGCGCGCGGCGGGATGGGCATCGTGTTGCAGGGCATCCACGAGGACACCGCGCAACCCGCCGCCGTGAAGCTGCCCACGCCGGACTTGAACAAGGATCACCAATGGCTCAAGCGCTTTGAGCAGGAGGTACGGACGCTCAAAAGCGTGGTGCATCCCAACCTCGTGCGCTTGCAGGATGCGGGCACCGAGGGCGAGCTGCATTGGATGGCGATGGATTGGGTGGAAGGCTGGACGGTGGGCGAACGACTGACTGTTTACAAAAACGCCAGCGAGCCGATGCCCTTACAGGAAATCCAGCTCGTGCTCAAGCAAGTGGTCGAAGGGCTCGTCAATTTACACGCGCACGGCATCGTGCATCGCGACCTCAAGCCCGGGAATTTATTGGTGGGTCAGGATGGCGGGGTGAAGGTGGCCGACTTTGGGTTGGCCAAGCAAGTCGGCGGCGAGCAAAGTACCGTGCTCACCCGCACCGGCACCTTTGCCGGCACGATGCATTATATGGCGCCGGAACAGGCCGAGGGGATGGAGATCACTGCCGCCACGGATGTGTTTGCCTTGGGCGTTATTTGGCACGAGCTACTCACCAGTCGCCGCCCCGGACGACGCTTGAAAATCCAGACCCAACGCCCCGACTGCCCGCCCGCGTGGGCAGCCCTCATCGAGCAATGCCTGGAGGACGAACCCGCTGACCGGCCCGCGCTCAATCAAATCAAACAGGCGCTGGAAGTGGAGAGCTTTGCCACGCCTGTGGCGGAGGCGGAAGTTGTTGAAACGGACTCGCAGGCTCGTCCCTCCAATGACAGCCCAACCGACGAACCGGCTCCTTGGAGGGACGAGCCCGCGAGTCCGCCCGTGCAGCCGGAAGTGCAACGAATTCCAGCCAAGCCACCCGAAAAAACCAAGCCCGCCGCCCCTTCCCCCCGCGCCCAGCGGCAACCTCAACAGGAAAGGGCCCGGAAGAGGGAGAGTCATTCGACTTCACAGCACGCGACCGCCCAGCCCGAACCTGAAAAATCTGGCGGGATGCTCAAGTGGGTGGCTGCTGTGGCCGCTGTGGTCGCTGTGGCCGCTGTGGCGGTGGTGACGAAGGACAAGGAGCCCACTCCTCCCAAATTCTTCACCAACACGCTCG
- a CDS encoding sigma-70 family RNA polymerase sigma factor, with protein MADTPAINDQQLARDAQDGSLDAFEELVRRHESRLFHFLCQKLPSREDAEDMAQKSLITAWQKLHLYRSEASFATWLYTIARRLVISHYRKHGKVTLCELEAAESVLVETDTPADEYHRTEEQATLWRVARETLKDEAYDMLWMRYRDQLSIAEIATALERTNTSVKVMLHRTRKTLARALEAEADAEVSATSANELKSLRTPMTILNPC; from the coding sequence ATGGCAGACACCCCGGCCATCAACGACCAGCAACTCGCCCGCGACGCCCAAGACGGCTCGCTCGATGCGTTTGAGGAATTAGTGCGTCGCCACGAATCGCGGCTGTTCCACTTCCTCTGCCAAAAATTGCCCAGCCGCGAGGACGCCGAAGATATGGCCCAGAAATCACTCATTACCGCCTGGCAAAAACTCCATCTCTATCGATCCGAAGCCAGCTTCGCTACGTGGCTTTACACCATCGCCCGCCGACTCGTCATCAGCCATTATCGCAAGCACGGCAAAGTCACCCTTTGCGAACTCGAAGCCGCCGAATCCGTACTGGTGGAAACCGATACCCCTGCCGACGAATACCACCGCACCGAGGAACAGGCCACTCTTTGGCGCGTCGCCCGCGAAACGCTCAAAGACGAGGCCTACGATATGCTATGGATGCGCTATCGCGACCAACTCAGCATCGCCGAAATCGCCACCGCGCTCGAACGCACAAACACTTCCGTGAAAGTGATGCTCCATCGCACCCGCAAAACCCTCGCCCGCGCACTCGAAGCCGAGGCGGATGCCGAGGTCTCCGCCACAAGCGCAAATGAACTGAAATCACTGCGCACTCCAATGACCATTCTGAACCCCTGCTAA